A single window of Kitasatospora sp. HUAS MG31 DNA harbors:
- a CDS encoding DegT/DnrJ/EryC1/StrS family aminotransferase has product MTTTDLGLPAALGGEPAFPDGLPLTRVRVPDREGLLERLGAVLDSGMLTNGPTVRELEERAAELLDVPHVVAVSNCTAGLMLVLQAAGVGGNRPVVMPGFTFSATAHAAHWAGGTPVFAEAREQDITLDPTDAEARLKAADRPAALMATHVYGTPCQVEELQRVADAAGVPLVYDAAHGLGSSRRGVPVGNFGLAEVFSMSPTKVAVAGEGGLVATRDGALAATLRTARDYGNPGDYDTLFPGLNARMSELHAAVGLTWLAGLPERVAHRGALVAEFAAVTAGLPGLRPALPEAGDVSTFKDLTLIVDPELFGLSAEALGRALKAEGVDTRRYFHPPVQRQRAYAHLGQAEDLPLTDRLAGSVLTVPLWSHMEAPAVRRVAEAVVRIQGAADRVAALPEYAG; this is encoded by the coding sequence ATGACGACCACTGACCTGGGCCTGCCCGCCGCGCTCGGCGGCGAGCCCGCCTTCCCCGACGGCCTCCCGCTCACCCGGGTGCGGGTGCCGGACCGCGAGGGCCTGCTGGAGCGGCTCGGCGCGGTGCTGGACAGCGGCATGCTGACCAACGGTCCCACCGTCCGGGAGCTGGAGGAGCGGGCGGCCGAACTGCTGGACGTGCCGCACGTGGTGGCGGTCTCCAACTGCACGGCCGGGCTGATGCTGGTGCTGCAGGCCGCCGGGGTCGGGGGGAACCGTCCGGTGGTGATGCCCGGGTTCACCTTCTCGGCCACCGCGCACGCCGCGCACTGGGCCGGGGGCACCCCGGTGTTCGCCGAGGCGCGGGAGCAGGACATCACCCTCGACCCGACGGACGCCGAGGCCCGGCTCAAGGCCGCCGACCGGCCGGCCGCGTTGATGGCCACCCACGTCTACGGCACCCCCTGCCAGGTGGAGGAGTTGCAGCGGGTCGCCGACGCCGCGGGGGTGCCGCTGGTGTACGACGCGGCGCACGGCCTGGGCAGCTCCCGCCGGGGCGTGCCGGTGGGCAACTTCGGCCTGGCCGAGGTGTTCTCGATGAGCCCGACCAAGGTGGCGGTGGCCGGCGAGGGCGGCCTGGTGGCCACCCGGGACGGCGCGCTGGCGGCCACCCTGCGCACCGCCCGGGACTACGGCAACCCCGGCGACTACGACACCCTCTTCCCGGGCCTGAACGCCCGGATGAGCGAGCTGCACGCCGCGGTCGGCCTGACCTGGCTGGCCGGGCTGCCCGAGCGGGTGGCCCACCGCGGGGCCCTGGTGGCCGAGTTCGCCGCGGTCACGGCCGGGCTGCCGGGCCTGCGCCCGGCCCTGCCGGAGGCGGGGGACGTGTCCACCTTCAAGGACCTCACCCTGATCGTGGACCCGGAGCTCTTCGGGCTGTCCGCCGAGGCGCTCGGCCGGGCGCTCAAGGCCGAGGGCGTGGACACCCGGCGCTACTTCCACCCGCCGGTGCAGCGCCAGCGGGCGTACGCGCACCTCGGGCAGGCCGAGGACCTGCCGCTGACCGACCGGCTGGCGGGCTCGGTGCTGACCGTCCCGCTCTGGTCGCACATGGAGGCCCCGGCGGTGCGCCGGGTGGCCGAGGCCGTGGTGCGGATCCAGGGCGCGGCCGACCGGGTCGCCGCCCTGCCGGAGTACGCCGGCTGA
- a CDS encoding MOSC domain-containing protein encodes MATLTGLHLYPVKSTYRMSPTSARVEPWGLEGDRRWMLVDPRGRALTQREIPALGQYRAVPRPDGTLDLTAPDGARIAIPAPSTAAGDPELLVEIWGTEVSAAEAAKEARDFLAERLGDVRLVHLDRPGSSRPVDPRYAVPGDTVSLADGYPLLLASTSSLADLNARIAADHPDDPRKAAPAPIERFRPNLVVDGTEPWAEDGWRRVRIGEVVFRVTKMCGRCVVTTIDQEAGERRGPEPLRALGRHRKFGDKLAFGTNLVPERPAGSGRVLGTLRLGDEVTVLEEGPRPTPELRA; translated from the coding sequence ATGGCGACACTGACCGGACTTCACCTGTACCCCGTCAAGTCCACCTACCGGATGAGCCCGACGAGCGCCCGGGTCGAGCCCTGGGGCCTGGAGGGCGACCGCCGCTGGATGCTGGTCGACCCCCGCGGCCGGGCCCTGACCCAGCGTGAGATACCCGCCCTCGGCCAGTACCGCGCGGTACCCCGCCCGGACGGCACCCTCGACCTCACCGCCCCCGACGGCGCCCGGATCGCGATCCCGGCCCCCTCCACCGCGGCCGGCGACCCGGAACTGCTGGTGGAGATCTGGGGCACCGAGGTGTCCGCCGCCGAGGCGGCGAAGGAGGCCCGGGACTTCCTCGCCGAACGGCTCGGCGACGTCCGGCTGGTCCACCTCGACCGCCCGGGGAGCAGCCGCCCGGTCGACCCGCGGTACGCCGTCCCCGGCGACACCGTCAGCCTCGCCGACGGCTACCCGCTGCTGCTCGCCAGCACCTCCTCGCTCGCCGACCTCAACGCCCGGATCGCCGCCGACCACCCCGACGACCCGCGGAAGGCCGCGCCGGCACCGATCGAGCGGTTCCGCCCCAACCTGGTGGTCGACGGCACCGAGCCGTGGGCCGAGGACGGCTGGCGGCGGGTCCGGATCGGCGAGGTGGTCTTCCGGGTCACCAAGATGTGCGGCCGCTGCGTGGTCACCACCATCGACCAGGAGGCCGGCGAACGCCGCGGCCCGGAGCCGCTGCGCGCCCTCGGCCGGCACCGCAAGTTCGGCGACAAGCTGGCCTTCGGCACCAACCTGGTGCCCGAGCGGCCGGCCGGCTCGGGGCGGGTGCTCGGCACGCTCCGCCTCGGCGACGAGGTCACCGTGCTGGAGGAGGGCCCCCGGCCGACCCCCGAACTCCGGGCCTGA
- a CDS encoding AAA family ATPase: MEPANHFAVLRRYWRLLVGCTMAALIIGFVLTPDGDAVDDAKWQCKVAITPVAGAAETVRADQVLSYAQGADVSTEAAKKLGITDVASLVARRTVAAASTQMLLVTATGPTQQSSAALADALSQATITGYSSESKKSADESIKRLQNQAKEQQDQVDQLQRQFNAAKPGDQPRLQPQLTAATGSLTKTLTAISDLQSSSQTDAIQQWGSIDCREAGGSLLTSPTRSVRLALAVVLGLALGVVAALMLSRMDTRLRSRNGTEEAFNLPVIGEIPHLSHRLRRLREPLVVARPSDPAAEAYRSLRSTLLLTGPEALSAQLGEGPGRAGSGNARRSTEPAPVILVMSGRSGDGRTTTVANLAAALAETGRQVLVLDCDFRNPQAHVHFGIGDGPGMAELLSAEQISDLRDLIRRTTVDGVALITGGNTTAYPAALVLRAGEVLRRAREHADVVLIDSSPLLYANDAYDLVQHADAVLVTAMAGNVKPEQADRVAELLARTGVPVAGVALLGTEGPAQGRRRNRDGGLRTPAALFSRSSGPAAPAPALPRPAAEPSPEDQPKPSPSWARRPENTAETTLQLRQAGEDL, from the coding sequence GTGGAACCGGCAAACCATTTCGCCGTCCTGCGACGGTACTGGCGGCTGCTCGTCGGCTGCACCATGGCCGCACTGATCATCGGCTTCGTGCTCACCCCGGACGGAGACGCGGTCGACGACGCCAAGTGGCAGTGCAAGGTGGCCATCACGCCGGTGGCCGGCGCCGCCGAGACGGTCCGGGCGGACCAGGTGCTCAGCTACGCCCAGGGCGCGGACGTCAGCACCGAGGCGGCCAAGAAGCTGGGCATCACCGACGTGGCCAGCCTGGTCGCCCGGCGGACGGTCGCCGCGGCCTCCACCCAGATGCTGCTGGTCACCGCCACCGGGCCGACCCAGCAGTCCTCCGCCGCCCTCGCCGACGCGCTGTCCCAGGCCACCATCACCGGCTACAGCTCCGAGTCCAAGAAGAGCGCGGACGAGTCCATCAAGCGCCTGCAGAACCAGGCCAAGGAGCAGCAGGACCAGGTCGACCAGCTGCAGCGGCAGTTCAACGCCGCCAAGCCCGGCGACCAGCCCCGGCTGCAGCCCCAGCTGACCGCCGCCACCGGCTCGCTCACCAAGACCCTCACCGCCATCAGCGACCTGCAGAGCTCCAGCCAGACCGACGCCATCCAGCAGTGGGGCTCGATCGACTGCCGGGAGGCCGGCGGCAGCCTGCTCACCTCGCCCACCCGGAGCGTCCGGCTCGCCCTCGCCGTGGTGCTGGGCCTGGCCCTCGGCGTGGTCGCCGCGCTGATGCTCAGCCGGATGGACACCCGGCTGCGCTCCCGCAACGGCACCGAGGAGGCCTTCAACCTGCCGGTGATCGGCGAGATCCCGCACCTGTCCCACCGGCTGCGGCGGCTGCGCGAGCCGCTGGTGGTCGCCCGGCCCTCCGACCCAGCCGCCGAGGCGTACCGCTCGCTGCGCTCCACCCTGCTGCTCACCGGCCCGGAGGCGCTCTCCGCGCAGCTCGGCGAGGGGCCCGGCCGGGCCGGCTCCGGCAACGCCCGGCGGTCCACCGAGCCGGCGCCGGTGATCCTGGTGATGTCCGGGCGCAGCGGCGACGGCCGCACCACCACGGTGGCCAACCTCGCCGCCGCGCTGGCCGAGACCGGCCGGCAGGTCCTGGTCCTCGACTGCGACTTCCGCAACCCGCAGGCCCACGTGCACTTCGGGATCGGCGACGGCCCCGGCATGGCCGAACTCCTCAGCGCCGAGCAGATCTCCGACCTGCGCGACCTGATCCGCCGCACCACCGTGGACGGCGTCGCCCTGATCACCGGCGGCAACACCACCGCGTACCCGGCGGCCCTGGTGCTGCGGGCCGGGGAGGTGCTGCGGCGGGCGCGGGAGCACGCGGACGTGGTGCTGATCGACAGCTCCCCGCTGCTGTACGCCAACGACGCGTACGACCTGGTGCAGCACGCGGACGCGGTGCTGGTGACCGCGATGGCGGGCAACGTCAAGCCCGAACAGGCCGACCGGGTCGCCGAGTTGCTCGCCCGGACGGGGGTGCCGGTGGCCGGAGTCGCGCTGCTCGGCACCGAGGGGCCGGCCCAGGGCCGGCGGCGCAACCGGGACGGCGGCCTGAGGACGCCCGCCGCCCTGTTCTCCCGCTCCTCCGGTCCCGCCGCCCCGGCCCCGGCGCTGCCCCGGCCGGCCGCCGAGCCGTCCCCCGAGGACCAGCCCAAGCCCTCCCCCAGCTGGGCCCGCCGCCCGGAGAACACCGCGGAGACCACCCTCCAGCTCCGCCAGGCGGGAGAGGACCTGTGA
- a CDS encoding glycosyltransferase → MKRVLWLAKGLGRGGAEQLLVNCARHVDTSRYEVEVAYVLPWKDALVPALEAAGVRTHCLGTAPGRLWPLRLRGLLAERRYDLVHSHMPVPAAAARLLSYGRSGPRLVHTEHNVWERYRTATRWANAWTYRRNDAVIAVSHAVAATIARRRPDPDWVTVVHHGPDLADAPSGPAARAAARAELGLPADAVVIGTVGNLTAKKDQATLLAAFARVRADHPGAALVLIGSGPLEAELRARAGEGVVFAGSRSDVPALLPGFDVFTLSSRQEGLPVALMEAMTSGLPSVVTRVGGMPEVLEDGGQGLLVPPGDPAALAAALSRMVAEGDLRERLGAAARERSKGFDVAGAQRSIEAVYARVLRDRPSPEGNRVHP, encoded by the coding sequence GTGAAGCGGGTGCTGTGGTTGGCGAAGGGCCTCGGGCGGGGTGGTGCCGAGCAGTTGCTGGTGAACTGCGCCCGGCACGTGGACACCTCCCGCTACGAGGTGGAGGTCGCGTACGTGCTGCCGTGGAAGGACGCGCTGGTGCCCGCGCTGGAGGCGGCCGGGGTGCGGACGCACTGCCTCGGCACCGCCCCCGGCCGGCTCTGGCCGCTCCGTCTGCGCGGCCTCCTCGCCGAGCGCCGGTACGACCTGGTGCACTCGCACATGCCCGTCCCGGCCGCCGCCGCCCGGCTGCTGTCGTACGGCCGGAGCGGGCCGCGGCTGGTGCACACCGAGCACAACGTCTGGGAGCGGTACCGGACGGCGACCCGCTGGGCGAACGCGTGGACGTACCGCCGCAACGACGCGGTGATCGCGGTCTCGCACGCGGTGGCGGCGACCATCGCCCGGCGCCGTCCGGACCCGGACTGGGTGACGGTGGTGCACCACGGCCCGGACCTGGCGGACGCGCCCTCCGGCCCGGCGGCGCGGGCCGCCGCACGGGCCGAACTCGGGCTGCCCGCCGACGCGGTGGTGATCGGTACGGTCGGCAACCTGACCGCGAAAAAGGACCAGGCCACCCTGCTGGCGGCGTTCGCGCGGGTCCGGGCCGACCACCCCGGGGCGGCGCTGGTGCTGATCGGTTCCGGCCCGCTGGAGGCGGAGTTGAGGGCGCGGGCCGGGGAGGGCGTGGTGTTCGCCGGGTCCCGGTCGGACGTGCCGGCGCTGCTGCCAGGGTTCGACGTGTTCACCCTGAGCTCCCGTCAGGAGGGCCTGCCGGTCGCGCTGATGGAGGCGATGACCAGCGGTCTGCCCTCGGTGGTGACCCGGGTGGGCGGGATGCCGGAGGTGCTGGAGGACGGCGGGCAGGGGCTGCTGGTGCCGCCCGGCGATCCGGCGGCGCTGGCCGCGGCGCTGTCCCGGATGGTGGCCGAGGGGGATCTGCGGGAGCGGCTGGGGGCCGCCGCCCGGGAGCGGTCGAAGGGCTTCGACGTGGCCGGGGCGCAGCGGTCCATCGAGGCGGTGTACGCGCGGGTGCTGCGGGATCGGCCGTCTCCGGAAGGGAACCGAGTACATCCGTGA
- a CDS encoding GNAT family N-acetyltransferase: MNTVPPETELAFRPFAEADVPAVLELLTASLAGGPTGTRSPEFFAWKHRRNPFGASPGLLAVTPEGRPVGVRLFLRWEWRQGGRAVRAVRPVDTATHPDFQGRGIFRRLTLDLLEQVAGDAELVFNTPNGNSLPGYLKMGWREVGRVPIALRVARPAAFALGARAALARRSGRRRPLHCELPLAAGFFGEGNGLAELLKERAAADEGEARMAVHRTEGFLRWRYGDAPGLDYRVLTCERGGELAGVAFGRPRRRGPLTEFTLAEVLVRPGDRRAAASLLRQAAFAGCDHVATHLAPGTEAAAAGLRGGYLTAPRTGMSLAARTPAGPLPADRTLAAWRFSLGDLEVF; encoded by the coding sequence GTGAACACCGTGCCACCCGAGACGGAGCTGGCCTTCCGTCCGTTCGCCGAGGCGGACGTCCCGGCCGTCCTGGAGCTGCTGACCGCCTCGCTGGCGGGCGGCCCGACCGGCACCCGCAGTCCCGAGTTCTTCGCGTGGAAGCACCGCCGCAACCCGTTCGGGGCCAGTCCCGGCCTGCTGGCGGTGACGCCGGAGGGCCGGCCGGTGGGCGTCCGGCTGTTCCTGCGCTGGGAGTGGCGGCAGGGCGGGCGGGCGGTCCGCGCGGTGCGGCCGGTGGACACCGCCACCCACCCGGACTTCCAGGGCCGCGGGATCTTCCGCCGGCTCACCCTGGACCTGCTGGAACAGGTGGCCGGGGACGCCGAGTTGGTGTTCAACACGCCGAACGGCAACAGCCTGCCGGGCTATCTGAAGATGGGCTGGCGGGAGGTGGGCCGGGTGCCGATCGCGCTGCGGGTGGCCCGGCCGGCCGCGTTCGCGCTCGGCGCCCGGGCGGCGCTGGCCCGCCGGTCCGGCCGGCGGCGTCCGCTGCACTGTGAACTCCCGCTCGCGGCCGGGTTCTTCGGCGAGGGCAACGGTCTGGCCGAGCTGCTGAAGGAGCGGGCCGCGGCGGACGAGGGCGAGGCGCGGATGGCCGTGCACCGCACCGAGGGGTTCCTGCGCTGGCGGTACGGGGACGCCCCGGGCCTGGACTACCGGGTGCTGACCTGCGAGCGCGGTGGCGAGCTGGCCGGGGTGGCGTTCGGCCGTCCGCGGCGGCGCGGTCCGCTGACCGAGTTCACCCTGGCCGAGGTGCTGGTGCGGCCGGGCGACCGGCGGGCGGCGGCGAGCCTGCTGCGGCAGGCGGCGTTCGCGGGCTGCGACCACGTGGCCACCCATCTGGCGCCGGGGACGGAGGCGGCCGCGGCGGGTCTGCGCGGCGGCTACCTGACCGCCCCGCGCACCGGGATGAGCCTCGCCGCCCGGACGCCGGCCGGCCCGCTGCCGGCCGACCGTACCCTGGCCGCCTGGCGGTTCAGCCTGGGCGACCTGGAGGTCTTCTGA
- a CDS encoding DUF6643 family protein, giving the protein MTSPRSYDGVGYPSPSFSSGTPIYDRLVAERGIPQIAPINVPAALPPASSYGSGYGSGYGSGYDSPVGANLPALPPARLALGPGPSSTPATGYAQPSPAGYATAPQLPAAGYGAVGQPQVPGQRPVGPAAGFQPQPGFPQPGTGQSYGGQNSFASAPQSFSPPSFGGQGFGAQGFATQAPQQGFADQSLGGNQLRPAAPVAPVRPMQQQYTPQFPQYPQAG; this is encoded by the coding sequence ATGACCTCGCCCCGCTCCTACGACGGAGTCGGCTACCCCTCTCCGTCCTTTTCCTCCGGCACGCCGATCTACGACAGGCTCGTCGCAGAGCGCGGCATCCCGCAGATCGCCCCCATCAACGTGCCGGCGGCACTGCCCCCGGCCTCCTCCTACGGTTCGGGCTACGGCTCGGGTTACGGCAGCGGCTACGACTCCCCCGTCGGCGCCAACCTGCCCGCGCTCCCCCCGGCGCGCCTGGCCCTCGGCCCGGGTCCGAGCAGCACCCCGGCCACCGGCTACGCCCAGCCCTCCCCGGCCGGGTACGCCACCGCCCCGCAGCTGCCCGCCGCCGGCTACGGCGCCGTCGGGCAGCCGCAGGTTCCCGGCCAGCGCCCGGTCGGCCCGGCCGCCGGCTTCCAGCCGCAGCCCGGCTTCCCCCAGCCGGGCACCGGCCAGAGCTACGGCGGGCAGAACAGCTTCGCCTCGGCCCCGCAGAGCTTCTCCCCGCCGAGCTTCGGCGGGCAGGGCTTCGGCGCCCAGGGGTTCGCGACCCAGGCGCCGCAGCAGGGCTTCGCCGACCAGAGCCTCGGCGGCAACCAGCTGCGCCCGGCCGCGCCGGTCGCCCCGGTCCGCCCGATGCAGCAGCAGTACACCCCGCAGTTCCCGCAGTACCCGCAGGCCGGCTGA